In Colletotrichum higginsianum IMI 349063 chromosome 3, whole genome shotgun sequence, a genomic segment contains:
- a CDS encoding Pectinesterase encodes MASVPNINQAASHPPPRDQDHQQQLKKKWKGTWLRGLSVRIRTRKDALLAAAAAVPAAGGAGGGGQDLAAGSVERGTQTTTATTTTTAAAAAVARRRSRPLRQHSETRAQSGEPETLLAGQSGPSTAAMSAATSASHSPATSTTTAQTTTVPSSSSSSSSSTSLSVGVGASIGSFPSTSSAPCPTCGQRRHIDLHRPPTPVKPEDRFQFRSGVPYGPWTITHPPPVPLDLSQTVTSSEAPTAPIDSTASSNNSSSSDNNGSGVGNISGAPLTSFHPFSRLPPELRSKILRFYLERPRIVEIRCMNDLKKIHFAPNALGNLASNIAWSADNTLPALMWVNRECRAETRAFYRVQLPMHPTNKIAWPVLINPSFDTVIFTFPWSSEIPLDIFLSDCLAFDPLGVGIRHFGTRDRGGPETWDLTPVPGCAPLSKSLANLESYTEAIQLVDDRAAARFPVWMIHEGYLTSGIPAKNAFYQDVPRLLLSNDYEPPDATNQRAALEALRAQLAEYLPRDVAQKLVMQRMFYRKYFRHLRMKCTKTDLAGLGMVRQIPGGETEEFFLSNGREVVGPRKKRRCVLDVRPSSSWHLWDDD; translated from the coding sequence ATGGCGTCCGTCCCGAACATCAACCAAGCCGCCTCCCATCCCCCGCCCAGGGACCAAGACCACCAGCAACAGCTCAAGAAGAAGTGGAAAGGGACGTGGCTAAGAGGTCTTTCGGTTCGCATCCGCACACGCAAGGACGCCCTgctggcagcagcagcagcagtgccagcagccgggggagcaggaggaggaggacaagaCTTGGCTGCAGGCAGCGTTGAGAGGGGCACCCAGACCACGACTgcaacaacgacgacgacggcggcggcggcggcggtggctaGACGGCGTAGTCGCCCACTCCGGCAGCACTCGGAAACGCGTGCGCAGTCAGGTGAGCCGGAAACTCTTCTCGCAGGACAATCCGgcccctcgacggcggccatgtCCGCtgccacctcggcctcacaTTCGCCGGCGACATCAACAACGACGGCCCAGACCACAACCGTtccctcgtcgtcttcgtcatcgtcgtcatcgacctCTCTCagtgtcggcgtcggcgcctcCATTGGCAGCTTTCCATCAACGTCGTCCGCGCCGTGTCCCACCTGcggccagcgccgccacATCGACCTCCACCGGCCGCCAACACCGGTGAAGCCCGAGGATCGCTTCCAGTTCCGGTCCGGCGTCCCGTACGGACCTTGGACTATCACCCACCCTCCACCCGTCCCCTTGGACTTGTCACAGACTGTTACTTCCTCAGAAGCGCCCACGGCCCCGATCGATagcaccgccagcagcaacaatagcagcagcagcgatAATaacggcagcggcgtcggAAACATCTCCGGGGCCCCCCTCACCTCATTCCACCCCTTCTCCCGCCTGCCGCCGGAGCTCCGGTCCAAGATCCTCCGCTTCTACCTGGAGCGGCCTCGCATCGTCGAGATACGATGCATGAACGACCTGAAGAAGATCCATTTCGCGCCCAACGCGCTGGGCAACCTCGCGTCCAACATCGCGTGGAGCGCCGACAACACGCTGCCGGCCCTCATGTGGGTGAACCGCGAATGCCGGGCCGAGACGCGCGCTTTCTACCGCGTGCAGCTGCCGATGCACCCGACCAACAAGATCGCCTGGCCGGTGCTCATCAACCCGTCCTTCGATACCGTCATCTTCACCTTCCCCTGGAGCAGCGAGATCCCGCTCGACATCTTTCTGAGCGACTGCCTCGCCTTCGACCCGCTGGGCGTCGGCATCCGCCACTTCGGAACCCGCGACCGCGGCGGGCCCGAGACCTGGGACCTGACCCCTGTGCCGGGCTGCGCCCCTCTGTCCAAGAGCCTGGCGAACCTCGAGTCCTACACTGAGGCGATCCAGCTGGTGGACGACCGCGCGGCAGCCCGCTTCCCCGTGTGGATGATCCACGAGGGCTACTTGACGAGCGGCATCCCGGCCAAGAACGCCTTCTACCAGGACGTGCCCCGTCTCCTGCTCAGCAACGACTACGAGCCGCCCGACGCGACGAACCAACGcgcggccctcgaggccctgcgcgcccagctcgccgagtACTTGCCCCGCGACGTGGCGCAGAAGCTCGTCATGCAGCGCATGTTCTACCGCAAGTACTTCCGGCACCTGCGGATGAAGTGCACCAAGACGGACCTCGCGGGGCTGGGCATGGTGAGGCAGatccccggcggcgagacggaGGAGTTCTTCCTGAGCAACGGAAGGGAGGTCGTCGGGCCGCGGAAGAAGAGGCGGTGCGTGCTGGACGTGAGGCCCAGTAGCAGCTGGCATCTGTGGGATGATGACTGA